A single genomic interval of Corylus avellana chromosome ca10, CavTom2PMs-1.0 harbors:
- the LOC132164233 gene encoding SNF1-related protein kinase regulatory subunit beta-1 isoform X2: MGNANGREEGGGGIGRDDDDSLSGRRSNGESGVGYNHAPNSHPPVRLASSDSMGNNTPPQSPGRSRSPILFAPQVPLAPLQMADGPPLFNNIWQNESQGAVNHPPEPGIPTMIIWNFGGNNVAVEGSWDNWTTRKMLQRSGKDHSILMVLPSGIYHYKFIVDGEWRYIPDLPFVADEMGHVCNLLDVHDYVPENFESVTEFEAPPSPEYSYTQALPAEEDFAKEPLAVPPQLHLTVLGMENADEASSSKPQHVVLNHLFMEKGWASQSVVALGLTHRFESKYVTVVLYKPLKR, from the exons ATGGGAAACGCCAACGGGAGAGAGGAAGGAGGCGGTGGGATTGGGAGGGACGATGATGATTCGTTATCAGGAAGAAGATCCAACGGTGAATCGGGGGTCGGTTATAACCACGCGCCCAATTCGCATCCGCCAGTGCGCCTGGCGTCGTCGGATTCGATGGGCAACAACACTCCTCCTCAGAGCCCCGGGCGCTCTCGATCCCCCATCCTGTTCGCTCCTCAG GTTCCTCTAGCTCCCTTGCAGATGGCTGATGGGCCTCCCCTTTTCAATAATATCTGGCAGAATGAGTCTCAGGGAGCTGTTAATCATCCTCCTGAGCCAGGAATCCCCACCATGATTATATGGAACTTTGGTGGTAACAATGTGGCTGTGGAGGGATCTTGGGACAACTGGACAACTAG GAAGATGCTGCAGAGATCTGGTAAAGACCACTCAATTCTTATGGTCCTTCCATCAGGTATATACCATTACAAGTTCATTGTTGATGGTGAATGGAGATATATCCCTGATCTTCCTTTCGTAGCTGACGAAATGGGCCATGTTTGTAATCTTCTTGATGTTCAT GATTATGTGCCTGAAAACTTTGAGAGCGTCACTGAGTTTGAGGCTCCTCCATCACCAGAATACAGCTACACTCAGGCTTTGCCGGCGGAGGAGGATTTTGCAAAGGAGCCATTGGCTGTTCCACCCCAGCTGCATCTAACTGTCCTAGGTATGGAGAACGCAGATGAGGCTTCTTCTTCCAAGCCTCAGCATGTTGTGCTCAACCACCTCTTCATGGAGAAAGGATGGGCCTCCCAGTCTGTGGTTGCCTTGGGGCTAACCCATAGGTTCGAGTCCAAATATGTAACAGTTGTCCTCTACAAACCACTCAAAAGGTAA
- the LOC132164233 gene encoding SNF1-related protein kinase regulatory subunit beta-1 isoform X1, translated as MGNANGREEGGGGIGRDDDDSLSGRRSNGESGVGYNHAPNSHPPVRLASSDSMGNNTPPQSPGRSRSPILFAPQVPLAPLQMADGPPLFNNIWQNESQGAVNHPPEPGIPTMIIWNFGGNNVAVEGSWDNWTTRKMLQRSGKDHSILMVLPSGVLLTLYFASIFSCIVFFFPRERERERERNFMQACTSAACDDPNAISGSGTYMQTQTHIYAVVGFCCFVQDYVPENFESVTEFEAPPSPEYSYTQALPAEEDFAKEPLAVPPQLHLTVLGMENADEASSSKPQHVVLNHLFMEKGWASQSVVALGLTHRFESKYVTVVLYKPLKR; from the exons ATGGGAAACGCCAACGGGAGAGAGGAAGGAGGCGGTGGGATTGGGAGGGACGATGATGATTCGTTATCAGGAAGAAGATCCAACGGTGAATCGGGGGTCGGTTATAACCACGCGCCCAATTCGCATCCGCCAGTGCGCCTGGCGTCGTCGGATTCGATGGGCAACAACACTCCTCCTCAGAGCCCCGGGCGCTCTCGATCCCCCATCCTGTTCGCTCCTCAG GTTCCTCTAGCTCCCTTGCAGATGGCTGATGGGCCTCCCCTTTTCAATAATATCTGGCAGAATGAGTCTCAGGGAGCTGTTAATCATCCTCCTGAGCCAGGAATCCCCACCATGATTATATGGAACTTTGGTGGTAACAATGTGGCTGTGGAGGGATCTTGGGACAACTGGACAACTAG GAAGATGCTGCAGAGATCTGGTAAAGACCACTCAATTCTTATGGTCCTTCCATCAG GTGTCTTGCTTACCCTTTATTTTGCATCTATATTCTCctgtattgtttttttttttccgagagagagagagagagagagagagaggaattttATGCAAGCATGTACATCAGCTGCTTGTGATGATCCGAATGCCATAAGTGGAAGTGGAACTTACATGCAGACACAGACACATATATATGCTGTAGTAGG cttttgttgttttgtgCAGGATTATGTGCCTGAAAACTTTGAGAGCGTCACTGAGTTTGAGGCTCCTCCATCACCAGAATACAGCTACACTCAGGCTTTGCCGGCGGAGGAGGATTTTGCAAAGGAGCCATTGGCTGTTCCACCCCAGCTGCATCTAACTGTCCTAGGTATGGAGAACGCAGATGAGGCTTCTTCTTCCAAGCCTCAGCATGTTGTGCTCAACCACCTCTTCATGGAGAAAGGATGGGCCTCCCAGTCTGTGGTTGCCTTGGGGCTAACCCATAGGTTCGAGTCCAAATATGTAACAGTTGTCCTCTACAAACCACTCAAAAGGTAA